A window of Oceanotoga teriensis contains these coding sequences:
- a CDS encoding histone deacetylase family protein: MKVIYDPRHVFFQPKNIFENSKIKVNPDNPNKIESIVGLLKKDLRFDFIKPMDFPRSYLYLAHDQEYILWLKTLSKKLKTEEEYFPKVFGYDKIYDTQTPITNNTFEMAWISAKCALTGADYIIKTANDAYCLTRPSGIHAGLDNGGGKCYLNNGAIAAKYIQSKTNAYIAILNIGSFHANGTQEIFYEDNTTLTISIHSNPSDNFPYISGYEWELGCNEGRGYNINFPLSKNNEAKDYIRVLEKAILEIKNFDPDFLIISLSTDMNENDENSCFKLNSNDFKNIGNLISKLEVPKLILQENGYNSNVNEISIKSFFDGLII, translated from the coding sequence ATGAAAGTAATCTATGATCCTCGACATGTATTTTTTCAACCTAAAAATATTTTTGAAAACTCAAAAATTAAAGTAAATCCTGATAATCCTAATAAAATCGAATCTATAGTAGGTCTTTTAAAAAAAGATCTCAGATTCGATTTTATAAAACCTATGGATTTTCCAAGATCTTATTTATATTTGGCACATGATCAAGAATATATTTTATGGTTAAAAACACTATCAAAAAAATTAAAAACTGAAGAAGAATATTTTCCAAAAGTTTTTGGATATGATAAAATTTATGATACACAGACACCTATAACTAATAATACATTTGAAATGGCTTGGATATCAGCCAAATGTGCATTGACTGGTGCTGATTATATTATAAAGACTGCAAATGATGCATATTGTTTAACAAGACCTTCTGGAATACACGCAGGTTTGGATAATGGTGGCGGAAAATGCTATTTGAATAACGGCGCAATAGCTGCAAAATATATTCAATCTAAAACTAATGCTTATATTGCAATATTGAATATAGGGAGTTTTCATGCAAATGGAACACAAGAAATATTTTATGAAGATAATACTACATTAACAATTTCAATACATTCAAATCCAAGCGACAATTTTCCATATATATCTGGTTATGAATGGGAATTAGGCTGCAATGAAGGTAGAGGTTATAATATTAATTTTCCATTATCAAAAAATAATGAAGCTAAAGATTATATTAGAGTTCTCGAAAAAGCTATTTTAGAAATTAAAAATTTTGATCCTGATTTTTTGATAATATCTCTTAGCACTGATATGAACGAAAATGATGAAAATAGTTGTTTTAAATTGAATAGTAATGACTTTAAAAACATTGGAAATCTCATTTCAAAATTAGAAGTACCAAAACTTATCCTTCAAGAAAACGGTTATAATTCTAACGTAAATGAAATTTCTATTAAAAGTTTCTTTGATGGATTAATTATTTAA
- a CDS encoding epoxyqueuosine reductase QueH encodes MKLLLHVCCAPDLTISYKRLIEQNINPTLYFYNPNIHPIDEYKKRLNEVIKLKKIWYLENIEAEYKQKEFFNAINKNLNNNRCYECIKLRLKKSAEIAKKNNFENFSTTLFASPRKNHDMIKSIGEKIAKDFELNFMYFNFRANDGVKEAAKLCRNMNIYRQTYCGCSYSIFEAKKLEKISKEEKYNNLVENIGEKNANMYFKNFKKDVLKIPQDIPYSVIKDNINILKNFKPRIILIKKEIAQEFNIVKSGRIKLKDWKGKFIVW; translated from the coding sequence TTGAAACTATTATTGCATGTTTGTTGTGCTCCAGATTTAACTATATCTTATAAAAGATTAATTGAACAAAATATAAATCCAACTCTTTATTTTTACAACCCCAATATACATCCTATAGATGAATATAAAAAAAGATTAAATGAAGTTATAAAATTAAAAAAAATTTGGTATCTTGAAAATATAGAAGCTGAATATAAACAAAAAGAATTTTTTAATGCTATAAACAAAAATCTTAACAATAATAGATGTTATGAGTGTATAAAATTACGTCTCAAAAAAAGTGCTGAAATAGCTAAAAAAAATAATTTTGAAAATTTTTCAACGACATTATTTGCTTCTCCAAGAAAAAATCATGATATGATAAAAAGTATAGGAGAAAAAATAGCTAAAGATTTTGAATTAAATTTTATGTACTTTAATTTTAGAGCCAATGATGGAGTAAAAGAAGCTGCAAAATTATGCAGAAATATGAATATATACAGACAAACGTATTGCGGATGTTCTTATTCAATATTTGAAGCAAAAAAATTAGAAAAAATTTCAAAAGAAGAAAAATATAATAATTTAGTAGAAAATATTGGGGAGAAAAATGCCAATATGTATTTTAAAAACTTCAAAAAAGATGTCTTAAAAATACCTCAAGATATACCTTATTCTGTAATAAAGGACAATATAAATATTTTAAAGAATTTTAAACCAAGAATAATACTAATAAAAAAAGAAATAGCTCAAGAATTTAATATAGTAAAAAGTGGTAGAATAAAATTAAAAGATTGGAAAGGAAAATTTATCGTTTGGTGA
- a CDS encoding ATP-binding protein codes for MDFVKISIPSKNIYIKLLRNMMKDFCTIIKYKNEDEIFMIELALNEAIANIIEHTYKYEENKKIDLSIEYDDDVLTIKIRDYGEKIIPENIKHRDLDNIRDGGLGVYIIEQVFGKPQWVYCNDGNLMILKKILI; via the coding sequence ATGGACTTCGTAAAAATAAGTATACCAAGTAAAAATATTTATATAAAACTTTTAAGAAATATGATGAAAGATTTTTGCACTATAATAAAATATAAAAATGAAGATGAAATATTTATGATAGAATTAGCTTTAAATGAAGCTATTGCAAATATTATAGAACACACTTATAAATACGAAGAAAATAAAAAAATAGACTTATCAATAGAATATGATGATGACGTATTAACCATAAAAATCAGAGATTATGGTGAGAAAATAATACCTGAAAATATAAAACATAGAGATTTAGATAATATAAGAGATGGAGGACTTGGAGTCTACATAATAGAACAGGTATTTGGAAAACCTCAATGGGTATATTGTAATGATGGTAATTTAATGATTTTGAAAAAAATTTTAATATAG
- the lexA gene encoding transcriptional repressor LexA, protein MKALTKRQSQILEYLKDYIDKNGYAPSVRDIMNSFGFKSPRAAHKHLITLEEKGFIERKGVSRGIRLTPKSGEVFTRETVVPIIGKIAAGAAIEAVENISDSIPLPVNFFSKNEEHFALVVEGESMIEEHIKSGDYVIIQKQNHASDGDIVVALIEDNYATLKKFKKVNQKLIHLIPANKNMDIIKVDPKNLKIQGKMVGLIRTL, encoded by the coding sequence ATGAAAGCACTTACAAAAAGACAATCTCAAATCTTAGAATATTTAAAAGATTATATAGATAAAAATGGTTATGCTCCAAGTGTGAGAGACATAATGAACAGCTTCGGATTTAAAAGTCCGAGGGCTGCTCATAAACATTTAATAACCTTAGAAGAAAAAGGATTTATTGAAAGAAAAGGTGTCTCAAGGGGAATAAGACTTACACCCAAATCTGGAGAAGTTTTTACAAGAGAAACTGTTGTACCGATAATAGGAAAAATAGCTGCTGGTGCTGCTATAGAAGCTGTAGAAAATATTTCTGATTCTATTCCATTACCAGTAAATTTCTTTTCAAAAAATGAAGAACATTTTGCATTAGTAGTTGAAGGCGAATCTATGATAGAAGAGCATATAAAAAGTGGAGACTATGTAATAATACAAAAACAAAATCATGCTTCTGATGGTGATATAGTAGTTGCTCTCATAGAAGATAATTATGCAACATTAAAAAAATTCAAAAAAGTAAATCAAAAATTAATTCATTTAATTCCTGCAAATAAAAATATGGATATAATAAAAGTAGATCCAAAAAATCTCAAAATACAGGGAAAAATGGTAGGTTTAATAAGAACTTTATAA
- the metG gene encoding methionine--tRNA ligase has translation MKKFYVTTPIYYVNSEPHIGSAYTTIVADIIARYKRMNNFDVFFLTGTDEHGQKIMQSAKEKNISPQEWVDKLSNKFKNLWKDMEITNDDFIRTTDKKHEETVKNFVEKLKNKGDIYKGKYEGWYCIPCETFWNEDDIEKKDGKNYCPDCHRELKWVEEENYFFKLSKYNDALLKLYEENPNFVQPDFRRNEMYQILKSGLRDLSITRTTFDWGIPLRDDPEHVIYVWVDALINYISALGYSTDNDDKFKEYWPADLHLIGKEINRFHSIIWPAMLISAELPLPKQIFAHGWLTVNGEKISKSAGNAIEPRLLMDKYSKDAIRYYLLRDIQFGRDGDFSEDNLITRYNADLANDLSNLVHRTLSMANKYFEGKILKTNSYEDIDKRLHSIIDENCKKYYDLMDNYNFTQALESVWEIIRFSNKYIDLTEPWKLAKDPEKKERLSLVLYNLVDSFRIVSILISPIMPETAEKILFKIGLKNDHLNSKNTKIGILPDIEKVSIGEPIYQRIDIEKWNKVIIMKNKEEEVMEDNVISLIDFEDFSKVDLRVAKILEAEDVKKSKKLLKLQLDLGELGKRQIVAGIKQHYTPEELIGKKIIVVANLKPAKLMGIESNGMLLAAKNSEKLTILTVDRDIEPGLKVS, from the coding sequence ATGAAGAAATTCTACGTTACAACACCTATTTATTATGTGAATTCAGAACCTCATATTGGTTCAGCTTATACAACAATAGTTGCTGATATAATAGCGAGATATAAAAGAATGAACAATTTTGATGTCTTTTTTTTGACTGGTACAGATGAGCACGGTCAAAAAATAATGCAATCAGCAAAAGAAAAAAATATATCTCCACAAGAATGGGTTGATAAATTATCAAATAAATTCAAAAATTTATGGAAAGACATGGAAATAACAAATGATGATTTTATAAGAACTACAGACAAAAAACATGAAGAAACCGTTAAAAACTTTGTTGAAAAATTAAAAAACAAAGGTGATATATATAAAGGAAAATATGAAGGATGGTATTGTATTCCATGCGAAACATTTTGGAATGAAGACGATATCGAAAAAAAAGATGGAAAAAATTATTGTCCAGATTGTCATAGAGAATTAAAATGGGTTGAAGAAGAAAATTATTTTTTTAAACTATCTAAATATAATGATGCTTTATTAAAACTTTATGAAGAAAACCCAAATTTCGTTCAACCTGATTTTAGAAGAAATGAAATGTATCAAATCTTAAAATCAGGATTGAGAGATCTTTCAATAACAAGAACTACATTTGATTGGGGAATTCCCTTAAGAGATGATCCTGAACATGTTATATATGTTTGGGTTGATGCTTTAATAAACTATATATCGGCTTTAGGTTATTCTACTGATAATGATGATAAATTCAAAGAATATTGGCCTGCAGATCTTCATTTAATTGGAAAAGAAATAAATAGATTTCATTCCATAATTTGGCCAGCAATGCTAATTTCGGCTGAATTACCTCTTCCAAAACAAATATTTGCTCATGGATGGCTAACTGTAAATGGAGAAAAAATCTCAAAATCTGCAGGTAATGCTATAGAACCGAGACTTCTAATGGATAAGTACTCGAAAGATGCTATAAGGTATTATTTACTAAGAGATATACAGTTTGGAAGAGATGGAGATTTTTCAGAAGATAATCTAATAACAAGATACAATGCAGATCTTGCAAATGATCTTTCAAATTTAGTACATAGGACATTATCAATGGCAAATAAGTATTTTGAAGGTAAAATTTTAAAAACTAATTCTTATGAAGATATAGATAAAAGACTTCATTCTATAATTGATGAAAACTGTAAAAAATACTATGATTTAATGGATAATTATAATTTTACTCAAGCTTTAGAATCTGTTTGGGAAATTATAAGATTTTCTAATAAATATATTGATTTAACAGAACCTTGGAAGTTAGCAAAAGATCCTGAAAAAAAAGAAAGACTAAGTTTAGTTCTTTATAACCTTGTAGATTCTTTTAGAATAGTGAGTATATTAATTTCTCCAATAATGCCAGAAACTGCAGAAAAAATTCTCTTCAAAATAGGACTTAAAAATGATCATCTAAATTCAAAAAATACAAAAATAGGAATTTTGCCTGATATAGAAAAAGTTTCAATTGGAGAACCTATATATCAAAGAATAGATATAGAAAAATGGAATAAAGTAATAATCATGAAAAATAAGGAGGAAGAAGTAATGGAAGATAATGTAATTTCTTTAATAGATTTTGAGGATTTTAGTAAAGTTGATTTAAGAGTAGCGAAAATATTGGAAGCTGAAGATGTAAAAAAATCAAAAAAACTTTTAAAATTACAGTTAGATCTTGGGGAATTGGGAAAAAGACAAATTGTCGCAGGTATAAAACAACATTATACACCAGAAGAATTAATAGGAAAAAAAATAATTGTGGTTGCAAATCTAAAACCAGCAAAATTGATGGGCATTGAATCAAATGGTATGTTACTTGCAGCTAAAAACTCTGAAAAACTTACAATATTAACAGTTGACAGAGATATAGAACCAGGATTAAAAGTATCTTAA
- a CDS encoding ComEA family DNA-binding protein, with the protein MKKIIYISSIILIFFLLGFIYNSKENKNIITVKKYDILTVTFDELITINGIGKSKANKILAYRNDIGFNKKEDLMKVDGIGEKTYKNIEKYFYISNKKITLKNNKINLNIANKNELMSLPGIGEKNSDKIINYRKIKHFDNIDDLKKIGLSKNTINNLRGLIEF; encoded by the coding sequence ATGAAAAAAATAATATATATATCTTCTATAATTTTAATATTTTTTTTACTCGGATTTATATATAATTCTAAAGAAAATAAAAATATCATCACTGTTAAAAAATATGATATATTAACAGTGACTTTTGATGAATTAATAACAATAAATGGCATAGGAAAATCAAAAGCCAATAAAATTTTAGCTTATAGAAATGATATAGGTTTTAATAAAAAAGAAGATTTAATGAAAGTCGATGGAATAGGTGAAAAAACGTATAAAAATATTGAAAAATATTTTTATATATCTAATAAAAAAATAACCCTAAAAAATAATAAAATAAATTTAAATATTGCAAATAAAAATGAGTTGATGTCTCTCCCAGGTATAGGAGAAAAAAATTCAGATAAAATAATAAATTATAGAAAAATAAAACACTTTGATAATATAGATGATTTAAAAAAAATAGGCTTATCCAAAAATACTATAAACAATCTTAGGGGGTTAATAGAATTTTGA
- the gyrA gene encoding DNA gyrase subunit A translates to MSEKDEFIKNNNDEKLQDKRFVDELKTSYLLYSMSVIVSRAIPDARDGLKPVQRRILYSMSELGLKHNSSFKKSARIVGEVMGKYHPHGDSSIYEALVRMAQPFSMRYPLVDGQGNFGSIDRDPAAAMRYTEARMPEAGEYMLKDIEKNTVDFVDNFDGSLKQPSVLPTRLPNLLMNGVSGIAVGMATNIPPHNLNELVEGFKHLIKNPDCTIDEINKFIKGPDFPTGGIIVDGERINEMYKKGRGKVTIRSKYEIIENKKGTAIVVTEIPYGVSKVDIIEQIVQYAIRKKEAKKESGIRDVRDESDKQGMRIVIELKRNANIKKLINDLLKYTSMQSSFSVQMNVINNEKPALMNLKELMNAFIEHRINVITRRTEFDLIKAKKRAHIVEGVIKAIQGIDTVIDIIRNAEDPILELQETINVSEEQSKAITEMKLISLSKLETTKLTDELKDLNVKIDDCNNILNNENKKLEIVSEELDEIKTKFGDDRRTEIMKYSSDLKKAEELIVDEDIIVILTKWGYLKAIPANEYKVQGRGGKGVKGLKIAESDNIIETLYTNRLSKLMFITSAGKAYQMPAYEIDMSQKTTKGKHIANYLGLTDGETIKTMIAVSLDGDYDKNVMIFTKLGKVKKTSLRDFANARTTGVRAINLNESDCVVDALLVYNTPSEDVLIITKKGMALRFEDSQVRTMGRGAAGVNSIKLKKNDEVINAVKISEDKKLIILTKFGYGKRTQFSNYRTQTRGGLGLKTVRDISKIGEIVSAIAVDDSEDIICFTKLGKAIRVSVSQITVLKRVTQGVITVRLSDNDEVVGSIVVKEEEEDSSN, encoded by the coding sequence GTGTCAGAAAAAGATGAATTTATAAAAAATAATAATGATGAAAAATTACAAGATAAAAGATTTGTAGATGAATTAAAAACTTCTTATTTACTATATTCTATGAGTGTTATAGTTAGCAGAGCTATACCTGATGCAAGAGATGGTTTAAAACCAGTTCAAAGAAGAATATTATATTCTATGAGCGAACTTGGTTTAAAACATAATTCTTCTTTTAAAAAGTCTGCACGTATAGTTGGTGAAGTAATGGGTAAGTATCATCCACATGGTGATTCTTCTATATATGAAGCCCTAGTTAGAATGGCACAACCATTTTCAATGAGATATCCTCTAGTCGATGGTCAGGGTAATTTTGGTTCTATTGATAGAGATCCAGCAGCTGCAATGAGATATACAGAAGCAAGAATGCCTGAAGCTGGAGAATATATGTTAAAGGATATTGAAAAAAATACTGTTGATTTTGTAGATAATTTTGATGGTTCATTAAAACAACCTTCAGTATTACCAACAAGACTTCCAAACTTATTAATGAATGGAGTATCTGGTATAGCTGTTGGTATGGCTACAAATATTCCACCTCATAATTTAAATGAATTAGTAGAAGGTTTTAAACACTTAATAAAAAATCCTGATTGTACAATAGATGAAATAAATAAATTTATAAAAGGCCCTGATTTTCCCACTGGCGGAATAATAGTCGATGGCGAAAGAATAAATGAAATGTACAAAAAAGGAAGAGGAAAAGTAACTATAAGGAGTAAATATGAAATTATCGAGAATAAAAAAGGAACTGCTATAGTAGTTACCGAAATTCCTTATGGTGTATCAAAAGTAGATATAATAGAACAAATAGTACAATATGCAATAAGAAAAAAAGAAGCAAAAAAAGAATCCGGTATAAGAGATGTTAGAGATGAATCTGATAAACAAGGAATGAGAATAGTAATTGAATTAAAAAGAAATGCCAATATCAAAAAATTAATAAATGATCTTTTAAAGTATACATCTATGCAATCTTCTTTTTCAGTACAGATGAATGTAATAAACAATGAAAAACCAGCATTGATGAACTTAAAAGAATTGATGAATGCTTTTATTGAACATAGAATAAATGTAATAACAAGAAGAACTGAATTTGATCTTATAAAAGCAAAAAAAAGAGCCCACATAGTTGAAGGTGTAATAAAAGCTATTCAAGGAATAGATACTGTAATAGATATAATAAGAAATGCCGAAGATCCTATATTAGAACTTCAAGAAACTATAAATGTATCTGAAGAACAATCTAAAGCTATAACTGAAATGAAACTTATAAGTTTATCAAAACTTGAAACAACAAAATTAACAGATGAGTTAAAAGATTTAAATGTTAAAATTGATGATTGTAATAATATATTAAATAATGAAAACAAAAAATTAGAAATTGTATCTGAAGAACTCGATGAAATAAAAACAAAATTTGGCGATGATAGAAGAACTGAAATTATGAAATATAGCTCTGATTTAAAAAAAGCTGAAGAATTAATAGTCGATGAAGATATAATAGTAATACTTACTAAATGGGGTTATTTAAAAGCAATACCAGCAAATGAATATAAAGTCCAAGGTAGAGGCGGAAAAGGTGTTAAAGGACTTAAAATAGCCGAAAGTGATAATATAATAGAAACTCTTTATACAAACAGGCTTTCAAAACTAATGTTTATAACTTCGGCTGGAAAAGCTTATCAAATGCCTGCATATGAAATCGATATGTCACAAAAAACAACAAAAGGTAAACATATAGCTAATTATTTAGGCCTTACTGATGGAGAAACTATAAAAACTATGATTGCAGTTTCTCTCGATGGTGACTATGATAAAAATGTTATGATATTTACAAAACTTGGAAAAGTTAAAAAAACATCTTTAAGAGACTTTGCAAATGCAAGAACTACCGGAGTTAGAGCTATAAATCTAAATGAATCAGATTGTGTTGTAGATGCACTATTAGTGTATAATACACCTTCAGAAGATGTATTAATAATAACAAAAAAAGGTATGGCACTAAGATTTGAAGATTCTCAAGTTAGAACTATGGGAAGAGGAGCAGCTGGAGTAAATTCAATAAAATTAAAAAAGAATGATGAAGTTATAAATGCGGTAAAAATATCAGAAGATAAAAAATTAATCATATTGACAAAATTTGGATATGGAAAAAGAACTCAATTTTCAAATTATAGAACACAAACAAGAGGCGGCTTAGGATTGAAAACTGTAAGAGATATAAGCAAAATTGGTGAAATTGTCTCTGCTATAGCTGTTGATGATTCTGAAGATATTATTTGTTTTACAAAACTTGGAAAAGCTATAAGAGTTAGCGTTTCTCAAATAACAGTTTTAAAAAGAGTTACTCAAGGAGTAATTACAGTTAGACTATCAGATAATGATGAAGTTGTTGGTAGTATAGTTGTAAAAGAAGAAGAAGAAGACTCTTCAAACTGA
- a CDS encoding STAS domain-containing protein: protein MEIILQEEHDKKIIKLNGEIDMSNVDDVKNRINSFELKEIILDFTNVKYIDSSGIGMLIGIHKNSLLKGGSLTIKNVDNKILKLLDMVGLTKILNIMQEG, encoded by the coding sequence ATGGAAATAATACTTCAGGAAGAACATGATAAAAAAATAATAAAATTAAATGGAGAAATCGATATGTCAAATGTCGATGATGTAAAAAATAGAATTAATTCATTTGAATTAAAAGAAATAATATTAGATTTTACAAATGTAAAATATATAGATAGTTCTGGAATTGGAATGCTAATAGGTATTCATAAAAATTCCTTATTAAAAGGAGGAAGTTTAACCATAAAAAATGTGGACAATAAAATACTAAAATTATTAGATATGGTTGGACTTACCAAAATATTAAATATTATGCAGGAGGGATAA
- a CDS encoding DUF342 domain-containing protein yields MAKLNFKSSGDNMLATITMTDDGKHVSKNEILAFLNENKVKYGIQENIINDMTADPQYDREYPVAYGIGPKKGGNGSLEMVVKKKKTEISQDYINMKERSNIISIEKDEIIAKIIPPSKGQSGMDIFGNEIEGLDGEAVKVTLGKNALINENLIIAFVSGELILNKENDLSYYIDVSQIHRIDGDIDYSTGNVRFPGTVIVNGNVMPGFVIEADDDIEITGIVEGATLIAGGNIKANGIKGAGKGIIKCREIFVNYIENANLDVEEKINVTQSIINSNIKSGNKVIVQDKNGRISGGVITAGQLIEASYIGSKMNVKTTLEVGVSPSLNEELTIIESQIAIDIENLRKLSLILKGLMKLKKENKLDQNKMMQYKKSLETAKQLKAALGENELKLNRIKKAIQNSKFGGKIIVKEILYPGSELIVHKKKFFPNTELTKTIFLVHEDKIVMKGYNESEE; encoded by the coding sequence ATGGCTAAATTAAATTTTAAAAGCTCAGGGGATAATATGCTTGCTACAATAACTATGACAGATGATGGAAAGCATGTCTCAAAAAATGAAATTCTTGCATTTCTTAATGAAAATAAAGTAAAATATGGAATTCAAGAAAACATAATAAATGATATGACTGCTGATCCTCAATATGATCGTGAATACCCTGTTGCCTATGGAATAGGTCCTAAAAAAGGTGGAAATGGCAGTTTAGAAATGGTAGTAAAAAAGAAAAAAACTGAAATTTCACAAGATTATATAAATATGAAAGAAAGATCTAACATAATATCTATAGAAAAAGATGAAATAATTGCAAAAATAATTCCACCTTCAAAAGGTCAAAGTGGAATGGATATATTTGGAAATGAAATAGAAGGTCTTGATGGAGAAGCTGTTAAAGTTACTCTGGGTAAAAATGCTTTAATAAATGAAAATTTAATAATAGCTTTTGTCTCTGGCGAATTAATATTAAATAAAGAAAATGATTTAAGTTATTATATTGATGTTTCACAAATACATAGAATAGATGGAGATATAGATTATTCAACTGGAAATGTTAGATTTCCTGGAACAGTTATAGTAAATGGTAATGTAATGCCAGGATTTGTAATTGAAGCTGATGATGACATAGAAATAACTGGAATAGTCGAAGGGGCTACTTTAATTGCTGGCGGAAATATAAAAGCTAATGGAATAAAAGGTGCTGGAAAAGGAATAATTAAATGTAGAGAAATATTTGTAAATTATATAGAAAATGCCAATTTAGACGTAGAAGAAAAAATAAATGTAACTCAATCTATAATTAACTCAAATATAAAATCTGGAAATAAAGTAATAGTTCAAGATAAAAATGGTAGAATATCTGGTGGTGTAATAACTGCAGGTCAATTAATAGAAGCTTCATATATTGGAAGTAAAATGAATGTAAAAACCACTTTAGAAGTTGGTGTTTCACCTTCTTTAAATGAAGAACTCACTATCATAGAATCTCAAATAGCTATAGATATAGAAAATTTAAGAAAATTAAGTTTGATATTAAAAGGTTTGATGAAATTAAAAAAAGAAAACAAATTAGATCAAAACAAGATGATGCAATATAAAAAAAGCTTGGAAACAGCAAAACAATTAAAAGCTGCACTCGGAGAAAATGAATTAAAATTAAATAGAATAAAAAAAGCCATTCAAAATTCAAAATTTGGTGGAAAAATAATAGTAAAAGAAATTCTATATCCTGGTTCTGAATTAATAGTACATAAGAAAAAATTTTTTCCAAACACTGAACTTACAAAAACTATTTTTTTAGTTCATGAAGATAAAATAGTTATGAAAGGTTACAATGAAAGCGAGGAATAA
- the rpiB gene encoding ribose 5-phosphate isomerase B: MKIALASDHAAYDMKEYIREYLKNKNYEVIDLGTYSKESTDYPDYAKKLGEVVNKGEAKFGILMCGTGIGMSIAVNKVNGIRGALCLYPDMAKLARQHNNANVLVLGGRIMGPDLAQWTVDTFLETDFEGGRHERRVNKIKNMEE, encoded by the coding sequence ATGAAGATTGCTTTGGCTTCAGACCATGCAGCATACGACATGAAAGAATATATACGCGAATATTTAAAAAATAAAAATTATGAAGTAATAGATTTGGGAACATATTCAAAAGAAAGCACTGATTATCCTGATTATGCTAAAAAATTGGGTGAGGTTGTAAATAAAGGTGAAGCAAAATTTGGTATATTAATGTGTGGTACTGGCATAGGAATGTCAATAGCTGTGAATAAAGTAAATGGAATAAGAGGAGCATTATGTTTATACCCAGATATGGCAAAACTTGCAAGGCAACACAATAATGCCAATGTATTAGTACTCGGCGGTAGAATAATGGGTCCAGATTTAGCTCAATGGACAGTTGATACATTTTTAGAAACAGATTTTGAAGGTGGAAGACATGAAAGAAGAGTGAATAAAATAAAAAACATGGAGGAATAA